attttttaccttgtcagctcagggatttgatccagcaaccttttggttactggcccaacactctaaccactaggctacctaacatATTATCCTAATTGGAGTGTAAATtgattttccccctcatcaatccacacacaataccccataatgacaaagagaacaCAGCTTTATAGAAATGTTATCAAATTTATAAAAActcaaatattacatttacataagtattcagaccctttactcagtactttgttgaagcgcctttggcagcgattacagcatcgagtcttcatgggtatgatgctacacgcttggcacacctgtatttggggagtttctcccatttttctctgcagatcctctcatgctctgtcaggttggatggggagcattgctgcacagctattttcaggtctttccagagatgtttaatcgggttcaagtctgggctgtggccgggcctctcaaggacattcagagacttgtcccgaagccactcctgcgttgtcttggctgtgtgattagggtcgttgtcctgttggaaggtgaacctttaccccagtttgaggtcctgagcaggttttcatcaaggatctctctgtactttgctccattcatcttggcctaaatcctgactagtctcccagtccctgcctctgaaaacgtcccaacagcatgatgctgccaccaccatgcttcactgtagggatggtgccaggtttcctctagacatgacgtttggtattcaggccaaagagttcaatcttggtttcattagagcagataatcttgtttctcctgGTCTGAGACTCCTTAAgatgacttttggcaaactccaagagggctgttatttgccttttactaaggagtagcctctgtctggccactctaccataaaggcctgataggtggagtgctgcagagatggttgtccttctggaatgttctcccatcacagaggaactctggagctgtcAGAGTGATTATAAGGTTCTTggtgacctccctgaccaaggcccttctcccctaattgttcagtttggccgggcggtccagctctaggaagagtcttggtggttccaagcttcttccagttaagaattatggaggccactttgttcttggggaccttaaatgctgcagcaatgttttggaacccttccccagatctgtgccttgacacaatcctgctctacagataattccttcaaccttatatgaccttatatagacaggtgtgtgcctttccaaatcatgtcaaatcaatttaatttaccacaggtgcactccaatcaagttgtagaaacatctcaatgatggccaatggaaacaggatgcacctgagctcaatttctagtctcatagcatagggtctgaatatttatgtacataaggtatttctgttttttattttgtaatacatttgcaaaaatttctaaaaaaacaattttgttttgtcattatggggtattgtgtgtgattGCTGAGTATTTTATTTTCATTCCCTTTTTgagtaaggctgtaacttaacaaaatttggaaaaagtcaaggtgtctgctttcagaaggcactgtatgtatggaAAGTTTTGTTTAAATCTAAATGGGTGtggtcaaaaagtgattgaaatcaAACCCAATATGAAAATAATGTAATGTAGTCATGCTATGGAGACCATGAGCGTGAAATAGAAGGTACAACTTGTAGAATACTGCAGACTAAGCCTTGTATGTTGTCTCCCTGCAGATGTGGCATTGTCCAGTGGGtgcatctctcccgagcccggcTCCCCCTTGCAGGGCTCCTCAGACGGGACAGGCATGTTGGGGAGTTTTGGGGGGTCTCTCAGTGCCACTCTCACGGTCAGCAGTGTGGAGTACCTGGGCCCAGAGGAGGAACTCCCCCCGCCAGGTAGGACAGCCCAACAACCCTACAAAGAAAACTAAGACCCAATCCTAAATCCTATGGGTTATTATGCACTtatggagatctgagaggatttgattGGTATATATGATGAAACTTCCACCTCCTAGCCTGTCATAGGGCAAGGTGGAGCTACAGTCCTCAGTATTTTCACAGCGAAGCATTTTTGATTTATTTGGGCTATATACTCCAGCATTCTGGATTCTAAATCAAATTATGAATATGAGCTGAATGTACTGAACTTAGCCTTTTATGTTTTGTACTCCTTTAGAAGAAGATGAATTATTTGACACAGGATAGGATAGCCGTGAAGTCTACCATCAACCGTATTGCTTTAGCCAGTGACACATTTCAGAGTAACCAAACTTACAGAGGGCCATGGAATTCGACTGAATCCTTCGTGTGTATCTTTGATAATAGTTTATAGGCATGTCAAAGGGACTATATAGACTTTCAAAATATATCTTCTAACCACTATTTTATTTTTTCTTTATAATTGTGAACAATTATTAATACACTTTTGACAGTATTTACAATAGGAAAAACTCAAGATACATGATCTATGATATGGAGAGATCATTTTATTATTCATGTTCTTATACTGTACAAATTATTCAAAGGTTACGTTTAGCCACATGATACTCCCTAAGagccactagggggcaacagaGATAATGTATAAACAACCAGAATGGTACTTATAATAGCATGGTTCATTCACTGACAACAACTATCTCACTGTAAATGGTGGCACCTGATTAAACTTTGATTTAAACTCAATTAAACAAATGTCTTTCAGCGGCTGCGCCTCCAGAGGATtgtgagccagaggaggagagcagtcagaaaacagaagaggagggagaagaggaggcgCAGCCTAGTGCCGATGCCTCCGACGAGGTCCAGGAGGGCAtagaggagacggaggagagactaGAAGAGGAAATACCTCGAGGAACCACGCCACCTCCAGTAGCGGCCAAACCGGTGATGCCACAGCTGAGCAGTGGCGAGGGTGAGTAGACGAGTGTAGTGTATCAGGGTAGGGGTCAATTCGAATCGAGCTCATTACGATTCCAATTGTTCCTAATTGAAAAGCATTGAGAAAAATTGGAATTGATTGAAATGGAATTAAACCCGGTTGGAGTATATAATTAGGAAGGGACCATCATGCCAAAACACATCAGCCAGCAAATACATACACATGTACTGCACTGCACACTCAGACAAGGATAGTGTGAACCCCACATGTACAAGCACATAAACACCCCCAAACATGTGACGGAGACCATCCATGTACGGCCGACCAGGATTCAATCTCACATCACCAATGACACAAAACTACAAAAGCTATAGCATGCTTCCTTCCTACCATTACCGTACCAATAGTTTTGTTTGGCTGAGGGTAATACTACTCTGTCATGGCATGATGGTTTACTACTAGcacacaccgctaactagctGACATCTGCTACCTATACTGTACACAACACACCAAAGGATCACACATCTGTGCATGAAGAGGATGGACCACCCATACCACGAGAGTACGTTTTTAAAATTCACATTGAGCATGCGATTATGGTGGATAGTCAGATGAATATAATAGTTCAATTAAAgcgtttacatgctttgcaaggaggccgatttccctaataatcctgtttacatggatacatctgaaatcaggctacttGATGGCACTCTGATGTAAATGCAAAACATcgccaatcaaaataaacgttcTACAACATGGACCATGTTATTTCTGGGAAGCATGTTTGATTCTGAAAACGACTTCTAAGACCCATACATTCAGTTGTTCCGAACTCGGCTCGCTCGGCTGGTGCTGGCACATGCAAAGATCAAATACACAGCTGGAACGCCCATTAAAGAGTTTACATGTCCTAAAAAGATgaaagattgctcagaaaaccaggtgttttaatcggCGTATGCTTACTTCGTTTTTTTGACTTTACACCGGTTAAGATAAGCCGAGTAAGGGGTTTACATGACAATTGCATAATCTGCCTACTGCCATAAACAGTTTAACATGGAATTATTCCTGTACATGTGGACGTACCCATTGTGGACCACTCAAATCGTTTTGAGACACTGTGCTGTCATAGACAAACAAAGTACAGATTTTAATTTGGAGTCATCATCATCTAAACATCATTGGTATCAGTTATTACATTGTACATAAGGTCATCTACACATGTATGCATAAACAAATACAAAGTACAGTAGATACCTGACCTTTGTCTTTCTTTGCCCCTCAGACCCATCCCCTGTGTCCTCACACTTGGCCAACTCTTTCCTGCCTAAGGAGCCTCCCAGGGCTCCCGATAGCCTGGCCACCATGGTGTCCCTGCGAGGGCCCCACTCCAACCCCTCAGGGTCTCCTCACCTCACCAATATTATGCACCCTCCAATGCCCCCTAGCTGTATCATGGAAGAACTACAACGAGCCTTTGCCTCAAAGGCGAATCGGCAAGAAAGGTGAGGGGCACAACCCATTCACAGCAAACAGCCATATAATCTCCCCATCATGTGACCGGGAGTTCATGTTGTCTCAAATGTTTGGTAAAACTTAAAGCCTGTGGGCAGAATAATTTATAACTTGTTATAAGCATACATGAGCCTTTATAATGTCTTAAAATAACGTTTATTATAATATGTTAGGTCTCTGTATCAACAGTTCCACTGACTCAAAATGGCTGGTATTTAGTCAGGCTCATTATGAGACTATGACAAGACATTATAAACACTGTCAGACATGCGACTAGACATTCTCATATCTTACAATGCATTATAACTGAATCAGAATGCATTATACCTACTGGTGTTGAGTAAAGCGTTATTTAATGTTCAACCCCACATCTAACCTCAACATCATTCCTTTCAGTGATGTTGCAGCCAATTAGCTTACTACCGCCATGTTGCATTTTCACTATCCCATAATTGAAGAACCCAGTGTTCACTCCTATGGTATTTTCaccactcacccactcacccatCCATGTTAACTCCTACCTGTTACCTTTCAAATTGACCCAATGCTACCTCCCATAAGACCTGCACTGCCTTGCTCACCCATCCATTAACCCCCCCTGTTTTGTTAACCCCCacgttccctcctccctcctccctcccgtgTCCCCTCAGTGTGCATGGGCCTGCTGAGCCGTGCTCGCCCCCTTGGCGGCGATCTGATGGGCGGATCTCTCGGTCCTCCAGCTCGGAGAATCAGTCGGTGGCGGGTGGTGGTTTTGTCGACTGGCTCCACCAAGCGGAGAGGAAGATGGAGGCGGAGGAGAACAAGGAGAATGTGCGGCTGGACCAGTGCTTCTCCGACAGCTCGGGCCTCCCCCATGATCAGGACGACTGGAACGACTCTGTCATCTCCGGTGTGTCCATTCTTAAAGGAAAGATCGCATACAATGATATCCACCAAATGAACAACATAGATTAATGACATCCCCCTTGTTAAACTAATTCCCAagcaatatacagttgaagtcggaagtttacatacaccttagccaaatatatttaaactcagtttttcacaattcctgacatttaatcctagtaacattccctgtcttaggtcagttaggatcaccacttaattttaagaatgtgaaatgtcagaataatagtagagaaaattatttatttcatcttatatttctttcatcacgttcccagtgggtcagaagtttacatacactcaattcgtatttggtagcattgcctttaaattgtttaacttgggtcaaacaattcaggtagccttccactagcttcccacaataagttgggtgaattttggcccattcctcctgacagagctggtgtaactgagtcaggtttataggcctccttgctcacacacgctttttcagttctgcccacagattttctataggattgaggtcagggctttgtaatggccactccaatagcttgactttgttgtccttaagccattttgccacaactttggaagtatgcttggggtccttgtccatttggaagacccatttgcaaccaagctttaacttcctgactgatttcttgagatgttgcttcaatatatccacgtaattttcctctctcatgaagccatctatttcgtgaagtgcaccagtccctcctgcagcaaagcacccccacaacatgaggttgccacccccatgcttcacggttgggatggtgttcttcggcttgcaagcctcccccttttcctcaaaacataacgatggtcattatggccaaacagttctacttttgtttcatcagaccagaggacatttctccaaaaagtatgatctttgtccccatgtgcagttgcaaaccgtagtcagacttttttatggcggttttggagcagtggcttcttccttgctgaggcttgtggcctttcaggttatgttgacatAGGACTctatttactgtggatatagattgtacctgtttcctcctgtttcctccagcagcttcacaaggtcctttgttgttgttctgggattgatttgcacttttcgcaccaaagtccaTCTCTAGttgacagaatgcgtctccttcatgagcggattgacagctgcgtggtcccatggtgtttatacttgcgtactattgtttgtacagatgaatgtagtaccttcaggcatttggaaattgctcccaaggatgaaccagacttgtggaggtctacaatttggttTCTGAGGTATTTGCTGATTtcattttattttcccatgatgtcaaacaaagaggcacagagtttgaaggaaggccttgaaatacatccacaggtacacctcaaattgactcaaatgatgtcaattagcctatcagaagcttctaaatccattacATCATTTTTTGGaatcttccaagctgtttaaaggcacagtcaacttagtgtatgcaaacttctgaccccctggaattgtgatacagtgacttataagtgaaataatctgtttgtaaacaattgttggaaaaatgacttgtgtcatgcacaaagtagatgtcctaaccgacttgccaaaactatagtataacaagaaatttgtggagtggttgaaaaacgagttttaatgactccaacataagtgtatgtaaacttccgacttcaactgttataACAATTCAAAAATAgactttcattttttttttctttctaacTCCTGTGTTAATTTTTTTGGgggaaaacagacagacacaaatgGCAGACACAGCAGTTTTAATCTGACAAATGTAAAAAGCTTGTTTTTTTATTGTTGGGCATTATGGACTAAACTTGAGAGGTCCACATGATTTACAATAAGGTTTAAATTGCGTGTGAACATTTTAGGTTAGGTTTATTTTTTGTGAGAGTGATCTTGAAGTGATCGCTGAtgtcgtttgtgtgtgtgtgtgcaggtacaCTACCTCGCAGGCTAAGGAAGGAGCTGTTGACGGTGAAACTTCGGAATCGGCCCAGCAAGGAGGAGCTGGAAGACCGGAATATCTTCCCAGCACGGACCGAACAGGAGCGTCAGGATATACGCCAGCAGATCGAGATGAAACTCGCCAAGTAAGTAGtcatcttctctcctcacccACTCCTTTCTCACTTAATCTTTCCATAACACCTCACATCGTCTCGTCACCCCTGTTTCTCAAAAGGCATTGGAGAAGAAGGTCCAAGGAAAGGGACCTTGGATCTTCTTGTCCAATATGGTTGGGAAGGAGGCAAGGAGCAAGGAATGCCGAAAAGGCCAATTGAGAAAAATCCCATCTAGATCACATCCTGTAGGCCGACCTCTATGACATCTCTTCCCCTTCAACATCTTTCCTACCCTAGAACTGGGGTACTAATAATTGAGAAGGTCCAGTGACCCAAATTCCCTAGATGACAAAGGTATGGATGGATATTGTCCTTTATCAGCACTGTGGTACAGCGTAGTAACAAACATAGTCATCTAGGACTTAGGAaacatgttgttatataaaatGTACATTAAATGAGACTAAGAATTTGAATGAATTACAACTTCTTTCAAATGTAAACATGTGCAAAATTGCATCAACATTGCTGAGGAACAAAAcgtttaaataaaataaagtgcatgTTTTCTGAAGAACAacgtaaaaaaaaaagttgaacAAAAATAATAATCTTAATGCACAGAATgtcactgtgggccatgcaatATTCATGTATAAGTCACTCTGgccaataatatatgccatttagcagacacttttatccaaagcgacttacagtcatgtggccaagataaagcaaagcagtgcgacacaaacaacaacacagtgttacacatggaataaacaagcgtacagtcaataacacaatagaaaaaagaaagtctatatacagtgtgtgcaaatggcatgaggaggtaaggcaataaataggtcatagtagcaaagtaattacaatttagcagattaacactgtagtgatagatgagcagatgatgattagcagatgatggtgtgtaagtaatgatactggtgtgcaaaagagcagcaaagtaaataaaaccaatatggggatgaggtaggtagattgggtgggctatttacagatggactatgtacagctgcagcgaccgGTTAGCTGCTCAAATAGCTGGtttttaaagttagtgagggaaatgtaagtctccagcttcagcgattcgTTCAAGTCACTGgatgcagagaactggaaggaaaggcagccaaaggaggtgttggctttggggatgaccagtgagatatacctgctggagcgcgtgctacgggtgggtgttgttatcgtgaccagtgagctgagataaggctttacctagcatagacttattgatgacctggagccagtgggtctggcgacgaatatgtagcgagggctagccgactagagcatacaggtcgcagtggtgggtggtataaggcgctTTGGTAACAAAGCGGATGgctctgtgatagactacatccaattagCTGAGtggagtattggaagctattttgtatatgacatcgccgaagtcaaggatcagtaggatagtcagttttactagggtaagtttggcggcgtgagtgaaggaggctttgttgcgatataggaagccgattctagatttgattttggattggagatgtttgatatgagtctggaaagagagtttacagtctagccagacacctagttatttgtagttgtccacgtattctaggtcagaaccgtccagagtagtgatgctagtcaggcggtgtggcaaacctcttcaaggttaggagcgtttgtcacaaactaagtggtaaactgtcaccaaatcacccaagaatgagagttctttcgaacaggacagtacctgtgtgtttgtttctccgtcctggtccacccaggccttaggcgaggtcaaggatagcagggttcggtacacgaatcgggttctcggtaggtccaggtccaaacgccaacaggtaagtccaaacaatccagctcatacacggtaaatccagccaatctctatagtctctttctctattgttcatagctccttccagccctctctcttcctcttcctggtttctcttgaccctttatctgtgagtcggctccaccttctgagggttccccttgcttctgggacttgtagttttggcggtcggccattttgtgatctgtagttctgacaggggtggccattttagtgatcgggcagagcccgtttactagctctgctctcacatatctgccacttatcactcgacccccttctttgccacagcGGGttaaatacttgaatcagttatagaaaccattgccctttatggttgtgaggtctggagtcaactcaccaaccaagaattcacaaaatgagaaaaacaccAAATTGATACTCTGCattcagaattctgcaaaaatatccacagtgtacaatgtaaaacaccaaataatgcatgaagagcagaattaggccaatacccaccagttatcaaaatccagaaaagagacgttaaattctacaaagAGATTAACcgggagaagagccccctaagcaagctggtcctggggctctgccactgtgtactctctatttagggccaaatagaattctgttacttgacacattgaaaagaatttacaaaaaaacagagcaaactagaatgctatttggccctaaacagagagtggcagaatacctgaccactgtgactgacgcaaaattaaggaaatccttgattatgtacagactcagtgagcatagccttgctattgagaaaggccgctgaagacagacctggctctcaagagaagacaggctatgtgcacactgctcacaaaatgaggtggaaattgagctgccaaatgtatgaccatatcagaGACACATACTTCcgtcagattacacagacccacagagaatttgaaaacaaatccaatttagaTAAACTCCCatttctattgggtgaaataccagtgcgcaatcacagcagcaagatttgcgacctgttgccacaagaaaaggacaaccagtgaagaaaaaaacaccattgtaaatacaacctatatttgtgtttttttttattttccctTTGTACTTTAATTAGCACATCAttataacactgtatatagacataatatgacatttgaaatgtctttattcttttggaacgtttgtcagtgtaatgtttactgttaatgttttcttgtttatttcacttttgtttattatctgtttcacttgctttggcaatgtaaacatgtttcccataaagccccttaaattaaAACAGATTTAAATCTCCCCCTTTTTGTCAACTTCCCTTTGATGACCTCATGGATATCCTCTCCCGTTTGTGTGCTTCCAGATGTGTTAAGCCCAACAGCTCCTCACAGAATTCCTTCTTTGTTTCGTTATAAAATCTGACAAACACCAGAAACTGGACATTATCAGATTTATCTGTTGATTCGTCCACAGCTAATGAAATGCATGGTGCCTTCTGAATGGCCTCATCAACCTGTGAAGTTAAATCTTCAACTAATATTTCAGTTCTCCTCGTTGCTGTGGAATCTGACAGTGGGATCTGTTTGATCTTTCCTCGAGGTCATATTTTTGTTTACCTTATATCAAGGTGTCAGCAACTTCACACATGCGCATTCTTTTACCATCTCAGCGTCTGAATTATGTTTCCTTTTCCCCAAACCCAAACTATCCTCAGTGAACGGAGTGTTGACGTTGTTGGGCTGTAAGGGAATTGACAAGGAATTTAGTGGACTTCTCATATTGGGATTTGAGTTGTTTGTTCTCACCTCCGTGTTCAGGGGATACATCTGATCGAATTTATTATGCCTGGTGCCATAATCGCGTTTAACATTGGCACTTTTCACGAGAGCTACGGACTCGCTGCATATCAGGCACATTGGTTTTGTGCTAGTTGCGGGGAGAATGAATACTGTTCCGTCCACTCGTCTTTGAATATACGGTTTTCAGTCAACTTTTTTTTTGAACAAGTCATATTAAGAAAGATAAAGGTATCTAAGCTCCTGTCTGTGATATTTACAGTTGGACCGCAGTTAAATCTTTCTGTTTATTTCCGCCTGCTTGTCCCAAGGTTCCGCAGAGGATATTTGGATTAATGTGATTGGGTAAAACGCGGCCTCTTGTATTTGCATATAACCACTCGATTGGATTAGACGGGGCACTAGTAGAGACGGGTGTTGCttcggga
Above is a genomic segment from Oncorhynchus gorbuscha isolate QuinsamMale2020 ecotype Even-year linkage group LG10, OgorEven_v1.0, whole genome shotgun sequence containing:
- the LOC124046162 gene encoding phosphatase and actin regulator 3-like isoform X2, with translation MATSDGNGIDGCLLHRGRSQSDPNLLTESGIDLVHSTVEVMDHQRVLHTGCLVSGVHTPPIRRNSKLASLGRIFKPWKWRKKKNEKLKQSSTDVALSSGCISPEPGSPLQGSSDGTGMLGSFGGSLSATLTVSSVEYLGPEEELPPPAAAPPEDCEPEEESSQKTEEEGEEEAQPSADASDEVQEGIEETEERLEEEIPRGTTPPPVAAKPVMPQLSSGEDPSPVSSHLANSFLPKEPPRAPDSLATMVSLRGPHSNPSGSPHLTNIMHPPMPPSCIMEELQRAFASKANRQESSENQSVAGGGFVDWLHQAERKMEAEENKENVRLDQCFSDSSGLPHDQDDWNDSVISGTLPRRLRKELLTVKLRNRPSKEELEDRNIFPARTEQERQDIRQQIEMKLAKRLSQRPNVEELESRNILKQRNDQTEQEERREIKQRLNRKLNQRPTVDELRDRKILIRFSDYVEVAKAQDYDRRADKPWTRLSAADKAAIRKELNEFKSTEMEVHASSKHLTRFHRP
- the LOC124046162 gene encoding phosphatase and actin regulator 3-like isoform X1, with amino-acid sequence MATSDGNGIDGCLLHRGRSQSDPNLLTESGIDLVHSTVEVMDHQRVLHTGCLVSGVHTPPIRRNSKLASLGRIFKPWKWRKKKNEKLKQSSTDVALSSGCISPEPGSPLQGSSDGTGMLGSFGGSLSATLTVSSVEYLGPEEELPPPAAAPPEDCEPEEESSQKTEEEGEEEAQPSADASDEVQEGIEETEERLEEEIPRGTTPPPVAAKPVMPQLSSGEDPSPVSSHLANSFLPKEPPRAPDSLATMVSLRGPHSNPSGSPHLTNIMHPPMPPSCIMEELQRAFASKANRQESVHGPAEPCSPPWRRSDGRISRSSSSENQSVAGGGFVDWLHQAERKMEAEENKENVRLDQCFSDSSGLPHDQDDWNDSVISGTLPRRLRKELLTVKLRNRPSKEELEDRNIFPARTEQERQDIRQQIEMKLAKRLSQRPNVEELESRNILKQRNDQTEQEERREIKQRLNRKLNQRPTVDELRDRKILIRFSDYVEVAKAQDYDRRADKPWTRLSAADKAAIRKELNEFKSTEMEVHASSKHLTRFHRP